One window of the Azospirillum sp. TSH100 genome contains the following:
- a CDS encoding type III polyketide synthase, which produces MSLDPRLLAVATALPPHRFEQDETLTVARAVFAHRLRDFDRLAPVFGNTGIRTRHAACPLSWYLAPHGWAERAAVFERVALDLLEEAAGKALATAGLRPTDVDAIVCATTTGIATPSLEALLLDRMGFRPDTVRLPVFGLGCAGGTLGLARAGMMARAMPGRTVLFLVVELCTLSHRPEEASPTNVVASALFADGAAAALLRAPVKDDGTLGPHIVDSAEHTWPGTRRIMGWRIEDEGFGVVFSQDIPRLIRERLAPVVDGFLTSRGMTRANLDGVICHTGGAKVLQALTEVLAPATRGMDESWAVLRDCGNMSAASVMFVLDRRMRSGATGRHLMLALGPGFTAGLTVLDL; this is translated from the coding sequence ATGTCACTCGATCCGCGGCTGTTGGCGGTGGCCACCGCACTACCGCCCCACCGCTTCGAACAGGACGAGACGCTGACCGTCGCAAGAGCGGTGTTCGCCCATCGCCTGCGCGACTTCGACCGGCTGGCGCCGGTGTTCGGCAACACCGGCATCCGCACCCGCCACGCAGCCTGCCCGCTGTCCTGGTATCTGGCGCCCCATGGCTGGGCGGAACGCGCCGCCGTGTTCGAGCGGGTGGCTTTGGACTTGCTGGAAGAAGCGGCGGGCAAGGCGCTGGCCACCGCCGGTCTACGCCCCACCGATGTCGACGCCATCGTCTGCGCCACCACCACCGGCATCGCCACGCCGAGCCTGGAAGCATTGCTGCTGGACCGCATGGGGTTCCGGCCGGATACAGTGAGACTGCCGGTCTTTGGGCTGGGCTGTGCCGGCGGGACGCTGGGGCTGGCGCGGGCAGGCATGATGGCACGCGCCATGCCCGGCCGCACGGTGCTGTTCCTGGTGGTGGAACTGTGCACCCTGTCGCACCGGCCTGAGGAGGCCTCCCCCACCAATGTGGTGGCAAGCGCACTGTTCGCCGACGGTGCCGCCGCCGCCCTGCTTCGCGCGCCCGTGAAGGATGACGGCACCCTCGGCCCGCACATCGTCGACAGCGCAGAGCATACCTGGCCCGGGACCCGACGGATCATGGGCTGGCGGATCGAAGACGAAGGGTTCGGCGTCGTCTTCAGCCAGGACATTCCCCGCCTGATCCGCGAAAGGCTGGCACCGGTGGTGGACGGTTTCCTGACCAGCCGGGGCATGACGCGGGCCAACCTTGACGGCGTGATCTGCCACACCGGCGGCGCCAAGGTGCTGCAAGCACTGACGGAGGTGCTGGCGCCGGCCACCAGGGGCATGGACGAGTCCTGGGCGGTGCTGCGCGACTGCGGCAACATGTCCGCCGCCAGCGTGATGTTCGTGCTGGACCGCCGGATGCGGAGCGGCGCGACCGGACGGCATCTCATGCTGGCGCTCGGCCCCGGCTTCACCGCCGGCCTCACCGTACTGGACCTATGA
- a CDS encoding nitric oxide reductase activation protein NorD, with translation MLEFFEPEETVGRLWHRLIGGRSSYPHHPEAAVMLETMRPRLAVFFRALGGDHGVRLAAGTAAVSGHRLSLLGRIGLGEERVERAALDGNVLQLPTTIDLFPDPALNEKLYEWLAAFFAHAEAEQVPTDPLQADVQALRSAAATTTRVLTCWPGLTRMHEELARAVAASRPIRRLPPVEADVEHAAMALLGADRALGGVARMLAPTIPLSDFTAPYGYARLLPVPLWGLVSPGAGRDATAAADSPGEGGRAAEGDQRRRAATRRQTDQIQRNDPLILNRFEKMLSLAEALNIPRAVDDDDAENARKAADDLDEIAVGAHQRKASTTLKLDLDLGAPVVDDTPLVATLSYPEWDHGRQAHLPNHCRVIAETAPADGDSWQPDAAAQRRIRQVRRQFEALRPRRMLFTGQPDGDELDLAALVRSRADLQAGGCGSDRVHQQVRSAARDLAVAVLVDGSLSTDGWIEGRRVLDVEKEALLALTHGLTACGDDHALYSFTSRRRDWVRVQTLKGFEEPLGAAVTRRIGALKPGYYTRMGAAIRHVTAELAERPNRHRLLVLLTDGKPNDVDHYEGRYGIEDTRQAIREARRDGLAVFAITVDAQARDYIPYLFGRGAYAIFPQVSHLTKALPALYRQVACAA, from the coding sequence ATGCTGGAGTTCTTCGAGCCGGAAGAGACCGTCGGTCGTTTGTGGCACCGCCTGATCGGCGGACGATCGAGCTATCCACACCATCCGGAAGCCGCGGTGATGCTGGAGACGATGCGCCCGCGGCTGGCGGTGTTCTTCCGGGCGCTGGGTGGTGACCACGGGGTGCGGCTTGCCGCCGGAACCGCTGCGGTTTCGGGACACCGGCTGTCGCTGCTCGGCCGTATCGGGTTGGGGGAGGAGCGGGTGGAGCGGGCCGCGCTGGACGGCAATGTGCTGCAACTGCCGACCACGATCGACCTGTTCCCCGATCCAGCCCTGAACGAAAAGCTTTATGAATGGCTGGCCGCCTTCTTCGCCCATGCCGAGGCAGAGCAGGTTCCCACCGACCCGTTACAGGCCGATGTGCAGGCGCTCCGCAGTGCCGCCGCGACCACGACGCGGGTGCTGACCTGCTGGCCCGGCCTGACCCGCATGCATGAGGAGCTGGCCCGCGCCGTCGCCGCCAGCCGCCCCATCCGTCGCTTGCCTCCGGTGGAGGCCGATGTCGAGCACGCCGCCATGGCGCTGCTCGGCGCCGACCGTGCGCTGGGCGGGGTCGCCCGTATGCTGGCCCCCACCATCCCGCTGTCGGATTTCACCGCCCCTTACGGTTATGCCCGGCTGCTGCCGGTGCCGCTGTGGGGGCTGGTGTCGCCCGGCGCCGGTCGGGATGCCACCGCCGCGGCTGACAGCCCCGGCGAGGGAGGGCGGGCGGCCGAGGGCGATCAGCGCCGCCGTGCGGCGACCCGACGGCAGACCGACCAGATCCAGCGCAACGACCCGCTGATCCTCAACCGCTTCGAGAAGATGCTAAGCCTTGCCGAGGCGCTGAACATCCCGCGTGCCGTCGATGACGATGACGCGGAGAATGCCCGCAAGGCCGCCGACGACCTGGACGAGATCGCGGTCGGCGCGCATCAGCGCAAGGCATCGACCACGCTGAAGCTCGACCTCGATCTCGGTGCGCCGGTGGTCGACGACACGCCGCTGGTGGCGACCCTGAGCTATCCGGAATGGGATCACGGCCGGCAGGCCCATCTTCCCAACCATTGCCGGGTGATCGCCGAAACAGCACCGGCCGACGGTGACTCCTGGCAGCCCGACGCCGCGGCCCAGCGCCGCATCCGTCAGGTCCGCCGCCAGTTCGAGGCCTTGCGTCCGCGCCGCATGCTATTCACCGGACAGCCCGATGGCGACGAGCTGGATTTGGCCGCCCTGGTGCGCAGCCGGGCCGATCTTCAGGCCGGCGGCTGCGGCAGCGACCGCGTGCACCAGCAAGTGCGCAGTGCGGCCCGCGATCTGGCGGTGGCGGTGCTGGTCGACGGATCGCTCTCCACCGACGGCTGGATCGAGGGCCGCCGCGTGCTGGATGTGGAGAAGGAGGCGCTGCTGGCGCTGACCCACGGCCTGACCGCCTGCGGCGACGACCATGCGCTCTATTCCTTCACCTCGCGCCGGCGCGACTGGGTGCGGGTGCAGACGCTGAAGGGGTTCGAAGAACCGCTCGGCGCCGCCGTGACCCGCCGGATCGGTGCGCTGAAACCCGGCTATTACACCCGCATGGGTGCGGCGATCCGCCACGTGACCGCCGAGCTTGCCGAACGGCCGAATCGCCACCGGCTGCTGGTTCTGCTGACCGACGGCAAGCCGAACGACGTCGACCATTACGAAGGCCGCTACGGCATCGAGGACACCCGGCAGGCGATCCGCGAGGCGCGGCGCGATGGGCTCGCGGTCTTCGCCATAACAGTCGATGCGCAGGCCCGCGACTACATCCCCTATCTGTTCGGCCGTGGCGCCTATGCCATATTCCCGCAGGTCTCCCACCTGACCAAGGCGTTGCCGGCGCTCTACCGGCAGGTCGCCTGTGCCGCCTGA
- a CDS encoding SDR family oxidoreductase, whose translation MQPTNGVPNSPVICITGASAGVGRATALAFAAYRKASIGLIARSADTLEEVKKEVERLGGRALVLPLDVADPDALEAAAGQVEDAFGPMDVWINVAMVTVFGPVHAVTPDELKRVTDVTYLGSAYGIQTALRRMRMRDRGTILQVGSALAYRSIPLQSAYCGAKHAITGFIDSLHSELIHDDSRVRLTTVHLPAVNTPQFDWARSHMPRRARPMGTIFQPEDIAHAILHAAENPRREYWLGGSAMQAILGTLLAPGFADRYLAKTAVEGQMTDELEIPNRPDNLYQPVSGLHRTRGRFGLPHNSLRLTAPSSAARGIAMAAGLLLAGGVGFMVSRMTHR comes from the coding sequence ATGCAACCGACCAACGGTGTTCCAAACTCTCCTGTCATCTGCATCACCGGCGCCTCCGCCGGGGTCGGACGCGCAACGGCGCTGGCCTTCGCCGCCTACCGCAAGGCTTCCATTGGCCTGATCGCCCGCTCGGCCGATACCCTGGAGGAGGTGAAGAAGGAGGTCGAACGGCTGGGCGGACGGGCGCTGGTTCTGCCGTTGGACGTCGCCGATCCCGACGCGCTAGAGGCAGCCGCAGGCCAAGTCGAGGACGCCTTTGGTCCCATGGATGTATGGATCAACGTGGCGATGGTCACCGTATTCGGACCCGTTCATGCCGTGACGCCGGACGAACTGAAGCGGGTGACCGACGTGACCTATCTCGGCTCCGCCTACGGCATCCAGACGGCGTTGCGGCGGATGCGGATGCGCGACCGCGGCACGATCCTTCAGGTGGGATCGGCTCTCGCCTACCGGTCGATCCCGCTGCAATCGGCCTATTGCGGGGCCAAACATGCCATCACCGGCTTCATCGACAGCCTGCACTCCGAACTGATCCACGACGACAGCCGCGTCAGGCTGACCACCGTTCATCTGCCGGCGGTCAACACGCCGCAATTCGATTGGGCGCGCAGCCATATGCCCCGCCGGGCCCGCCCAATGGGCACCATTTTCCAGCCGGAAGACATCGCCCACGCCATCCTGCACGCCGCCGAAAATCCCCGCCGCGAATATTGGCTGGGCGGATCGGCGATGCAGGCGATCCTCGGGACCCTCCTGGCGCCGGGTTTCGCCGACCGCTACCTCGCCAAAACAGCGGTCGAGGGCCAGATGACCGATGAACTCGAGATCCCCAACAGGCCCGACAACCTGTACCAACCCGTCAGCGGCCTGCACCGCACCCGCGGGCGCTTCGGGTTGCCGCACAACAGCCTGCGTCTGACGGCACCCAGCAGTGCCGCACGCGGCATCGCGATGGCCGCCGGCCTGCTCCTGGCTGGTGGGGTTGGCTTCATGGTGAGCCGGATGACACACCGGTGA
- the hypF gene encoding carbamoyltransferase HypF: MSESFERLRIRVRGRVQGVGFRPHVHALARRFGLTGWVLNDPKGVLIEVQGTATDAFRAALTVEAPPLARIDGVEWDAIVPIVGEDRFVIRHSEASGAIATGIGPDAAVCPACLAELFDPADRRYRYAFLNCTHCGPRYTITRRLPYDRPQTAMAGFPLCPECSVEYGDPADRRFHAQPTACPVCGPRLSHPPEDILAALRAGSIVAIKGLGGFHLACDATRADTVERLRRVKQRNGKPFALMVANAESAARHVRMDTDERALLEGVARPIVLLRRREDAPALAPDIAPGLAWLGVMLPYTPLHYLLFHEAAGRPSGTGWLCEAQDMTLVMTSANPGGEPLAIGNGEARERLDGIADLIVDHDRDIVIRADDGVVRKLAGAPAFLRRGRGHVPEPIRLVRPVPPILAVGGHLKSTICVTRGDEAFLSQHIGDLDNAATLGFLEETVAHLLHILGVEPVAVAHDRHPDFQSTRFAEGTGLPTIAVQHHHAHVAAVMAEHRIEGPALGLALDGFGLGEDGGSWGGEMLLVDGRRSERLGSLAPLAQPGGDVAARQPWRMAAAALIRMGRADEIASRFAAHGPAEGVRRMIERGINAPQTSSCGRWFDAACGLLGVRAVAGFEGEAPMMLESLVRRPRVAEGAWRIARGVDGGVDGGELDLTPLLERLLSVADPGEGAELFHGTLAAALVDWTLPVLSAHGLDRVVLSGGCLMNAILAEELVGRFCAVGIEPLLPRLAPANDGGLSLGQAWVAAERLSQPALPMKSCGDH, from the coding sequence ATGTCAGAGAGCTTTGAACGGCTGCGGATCCGGGTGCGCGGACGGGTGCAGGGTGTGGGATTTCGCCCGCATGTCCATGCGCTCGCCCGGCGTTTCGGCCTGACCGGCTGGGTGCTGAACGATCCCAAGGGCGTGCTGATCGAGGTGCAGGGCACCGCCACCGACGCCTTCCGCGCCGCGCTGACGGTGGAGGCGCCGCCGCTGGCCCGCATTGATGGTGTCGAGTGGGACGCAATCGTGCCGATCGTCGGCGAGGATCGCTTCGTGATCCGTCACAGCGAGGCGTCGGGCGCCATCGCCACCGGCATCGGACCCGACGCCGCAGTCTGTCCGGCCTGCCTTGCCGAACTGTTCGACCCGGCCGATCGCCGCTATCGCTACGCCTTCCTGAACTGCACTCATTGCGGCCCGCGCTACACCATCACGCGTCGGCTTCCCTATGACCGGCCGCAGACGGCAATGGCCGGCTTCCCGCTCTGCCCGGAGTGCTCGGTCGAGTATGGGGACCCCGCCGACCGCCGTTTTCACGCGCAGCCGACCGCCTGCCCGGTCTGCGGCCCGCGCCTGTCGCACCCGCCGGAGGATATCCTGGCTGCACTCCGCGCCGGCAGCATCGTTGCCATCAAGGGGCTGGGCGGCTTCCACCTGGCCTGCGATGCGACGCGTGCGGATACGGTGGAGCGGCTGCGGCGGGTCAAGCAGCGCAACGGCAAGCCCTTCGCCCTGATGGTCGCCAACGCGGAATCGGCCGCCCGCCATGTCCGGATGGACACGGACGAGCGTGCGCTTCTGGAAGGGGTGGCGCGTCCCATCGTCCTGCTGCGACGGCGGGAGGATGCCCCCGCTCTGGCGCCGGACATCGCCCCCGGACTGGCGTGGCTGGGTGTCATGCTGCCCTACACGCCGCTGCATTACCTGCTGTTCCACGAGGCTGCCGGCCGGCCCTCCGGCACCGGCTGGCTGTGCGAGGCCCAGGATATGACCCTGGTGATGACCTCCGCCAACCCCGGCGGCGAGCCGCTGGCCATCGGCAACGGGGAAGCGCGGGAGAGGCTCGACGGCATCGCCGACCTGATCGTCGACCATGACCGCGATATCGTCATCCGCGCCGACGACGGCGTGGTGCGCAAGCTGGCCGGCGCGCCGGCTTTCCTGCGCCGTGGCCGCGGCCATGTGCCGGAGCCGATCCGGCTGGTCCGTCCGGTGCCGCCGATCCTGGCGGTCGGCGGCCATCTGAAGAGCACGATCTGCGTCACCCGTGGCGACGAGGCCTTTCTGTCCCAACACATCGGCGACCTCGACAATGCGGCGACACTGGGCTTCCTGGAGGAGACCGTCGCCCATCTGCTGCATATCCTGGGGGTGGAGCCGGTGGCGGTCGCCCACGACAGGCATCCGGATTTCCAGTCCACCCGCTTCGCCGAAGGCACCGGGCTGCCCACCATTGCCGTCCAGCACCATCATGCCCATGTCGCCGCCGTGATGGCCGAACACCGGATCGAGGGGCCGGCGTTGGGTCTCGCCCTCGATGGCTTTGGCCTGGGTGAGGATGGCGGTTCCTGGGGGGGGGAGATGCTGCTGGTTGACGGTCGCCGGTCCGAACGCTTGGGCAGCCTTGCGCCGCTCGCCCAGCCCGGCGGCGACGTTGCCGCCCGGCAGCCCTGGCGGATGGCCGCCGCAGCCTTGATCCGTATGGGACGCGCCGATGAGATCGCGTCCCGCTTCGCCGCCCATGGCCCGGCCGAAGGTGTGCGGCGGATGATCGAGCGCGGCATCAACGCACCGCAGACCAGTTCCTGTGGTCGCTGGTTCGACGCCGCCTGCGGCCTGTTGGGCGTCCGTGCGGTGGCGGGATTCGAGGGTGAGGCGCCGATGATGCTCGAATCGCTGGTCCGCAGGCCGCGCGTGGCGGAGGGCGCCTGGCGGATTGCCAGGGGCGTTGACGGGGGCGTTGACGGGGGCGAACTGGACCTGACGCCGCTGCTCGAGCGCCTGCTAAGCGTTGCCGATCCGGGCGAGGGAGCGGAGTTGTTCCACGGAACGCTGGCGGCGGCACTGGTGGACTGGACGCTGCCGGTGTTGAGTGCCCATGGCCTGGACCGGGTGGTGCTTTCCGGCGGATGCCTGATGAACGCGATCTTGGCGGAGGAACTCGTCGGCCGATTCTGCGCTGTCGGCATAGAGCCTTTGTTACCGCGGCTGGCGCCTGCCAACGATGGCGGGCTCAGCCTTGGTCAGGCATGGGTGGCTGCGGAACGTCTTTCCCAACCAGCTTTGCCGATGAAGTCATGCGGGGATCACTGA
- the nirK gene encoding copper-containing nitrite reductase, translating to MKTKLSLVTVSAAALMILSGIGAASAADTLYADPKVKQPTVSVVQDPAAVPAPEKAGKRAPKTHKVALMTTEVESKLEDGTTYTYWTFNNTVPGPMVRVRVGDTVDVSISNAPESTMNHSVDFHAATGFLGGGQITQVEPGQTKAFSFKALTPGVYVYHCATPMVAHHISKGMYGLIVVEPEAGLPPVDHEFYVMQQEIYATKAKNQANAEDDYDGLVNERPSYLVFNGTVGALTKDKPLKAKVGETVRLFFGVGGPNLTSSFHVIGEIFDKVYNLGGLETEPTKGVQTVTVAPGGATMVEFKVDYPGKYALVDHALSRATKGLIGILEVEGKPDDSIIQDKTGDSRKQMGEMQH from the coding sequence ATGAAGACCAAGCTCTCTCTCGTCACTGTCAGCGCCGCCGCTTTGATGATCCTGTCCGGTATCGGTGCCGCCTCTGCCGCTGACACGCTCTATGCCGATCCGAAGGTCAAGCAGCCGACGGTCAGCGTCGTCCAGGATCCGGCCGCCGTCCCGGCCCCCGAGAAGGCCGGCAAACGGGCGCCCAAGACCCACAAGGTCGCGCTGATGACGACGGAAGTCGAATCCAAGCTGGAGGACGGCACCACCTACACCTACTGGACCTTCAACAACACGGTTCCGGGTCCGATGGTGCGGGTGCGTGTCGGCGACACGGTGGATGTTTCGATCTCAAACGCGCCGGAATCGACGATGAACCACTCCGTCGACTTCCATGCCGCGACCGGCTTCCTCGGCGGCGGCCAGATCACCCAGGTTGAACCGGGTCAGACCAAGGCCTTCAGCTTCAAGGCGCTGACGCCCGGCGTCTACGTTTATCACTGCGCCACGCCGATGGTCGCCCATCACATCTCAAAGGGCATGTATGGCCTGATCGTGGTGGAGCCGGAAGCCGGTCTGCCGCCGGTCGATCATGAATTCTACGTGATGCAGCAGGAAATCTACGCCACCAAAGCGAAGAACCAGGCGAATGCCGAGGATGACTATGACGGCCTCGTCAACGAGCGTCCGAGCTATCTGGTGTTCAACGGTACGGTCGGCGCCCTGACCAAGGACAAGCCGCTGAAGGCCAAGGTGGGCGAAACCGTTCGCCTGTTCTTTGGCGTCGGTGGTCCGAACCTGACCTCCTCCTTCCATGTCATCGGCGAGATCTTCGATAAGGTCTACAATCTGGGTGGACTGGAGACCGAGCCGACCAAGGGGGTCCAGACCGTTACCGTCGCACCCGGCGGCGCCACGATGGTGGAATTCAAGGTCGATTATCCCGGCAAATACGCCCTGGTCGATCACGCGCTGAGCCGAGCCACCAAGGGCTTGATCGGCATCCTGGAAGTCGAAGGCAAGCCAGACGACAGCATTATCCAGGACAAGACCGGCGACAGCCGCAAGCAGATGGGCGAAATGCAGCACTGA
- a CDS encoding isoprenylcysteine carboxyl methyltransferase family protein: MEAFGWPQMILAAVAVQRLLELAIARRNTARLLAAGGREVGAGHYPLFVVLHMAWLLALFVTVPPGAPVNGWLLALFLLLQAGRVWVIATLGRFWTTRIITLDSAPLVHRGPFRWVRHPNYLVVAGELAVLPLVFGEVWIAVAASLLNIPLTLHRIRVEEQALRGRDGTGSGAGGWTEWSSRRSPPAA; this comes from the coding sequence ATGGAGGCATTCGGCTGGCCGCAGATGATCCTGGCCGCGGTGGCGGTTCAGCGTCTGCTGGAATTGGCGATCGCCCGCAGAAACACCGCCCGCCTGCTGGCCGCTGGCGGGCGGGAAGTGGGTGCCGGGCACTATCCGCTGTTCGTGGTGTTGCATATGGCATGGCTGCTCGCTCTGTTCGTAACGGTGCCGCCCGGTGCACCGGTGAACGGCTGGCTGCTGGCGCTGTTCCTGCTCCTCCAGGCTGGGAGGGTCTGGGTGATAGCGACACTCGGCCGCTTCTGGACAACGCGGATCATCACCCTGGATAGCGCGCCTCTGGTTCACCGCGGCCCATTCCGCTGGGTCCGGCATCCGAACTATCTGGTGGTGGCGGGGGAGCTTGCCGTACTGCCGCTGGTTTTCGGTGAGGTGTGGATCGCCGTCGCGGCTTCCTTGCTCAACATCCCGCTGACCCTGCACCGCATCCGGGTGGAAGAGCAGGCCTTGCGCGGGCGCGACGGAACCGGAAGCGGCGCCGGGGGTTGGACGGAATGGAGCAGCCGGCGCAGTCCACCGGCGGCCTGA
- a CDS encoding CbbQ/NirQ/NorQ/GpvN family protein: MIRSATLAAVPETVDAANSTDLPFYQPTGDECALFEHAYTHRLPLLLKGPTGCGKTRFVAHMAAKLGRPLYTVSCHDDLTAADLTGRYLLKGGDTVWADGPLTRAVREGAICYLDEVVEARKDVTVVLHPLTDDRRILPLDRTGETLEAPPGFMLVVSYNPGYQNVLKALKPSTRQRFLAVEFDFPAPEREIPIVATESGLAENRVVPLVRLANALRALKGQDLEEGVSTRLLIYCATLIRSGMKPERAIRAALIEPLTDDPDIRAALLRIAEVTLG, encoded by the coding sequence ATGATCCGCAGCGCCACCCTCGCAGCCGTGCCTGAGACCGTCGATGCCGCGAACAGCACCGATCTGCCCTTCTATCAGCCGACGGGCGACGAGTGCGCGCTGTTCGAGCACGCCTACACCCACCGTCTGCCGCTTCTGCTGAAGGGGCCGACCGGCTGCGGGAAGACCCGCTTCGTCGCCCATATGGCGGCGAAGCTCGGACGGCCGCTCTACACCGTGTCCTGCCACGACGACCTGACCGCTGCCGACCTGACCGGCCGCTATCTGCTCAAGGGTGGCGACACCGTCTGGGCGGATGGGCCGCTGACCCGCGCCGTGCGCGAAGGGGCCATCTGCTATCTCGACGAGGTGGTGGAGGCGCGGAAGGATGTCACCGTCGTGCTGCACCCGCTGACCGACGACCGTCGCATCCTGCCGCTGGACCGCACCGGCGAGACACTGGAAGCGCCGCCGGGCTTCATGCTGGTGGTGTCCTACAACCCCGGTTACCAGAATGTGCTGAAGGCGCTGAAGCCCAGCACCCGCCAGCGATTCCTGGCGGTCGAGTTCGATTTTCCGGCGCCCGAGCGCGAGATCCCCATCGTCGCGACCGAAAGCGGCCTGGCCGAGAACCGCGTCGTCCCACTGGTCCGCCTCGCCAACGCGCTCCGCGCCCTGAAGGGCCAGGATCTGGAGGAGGGCGTGTCGACCCGCCTGCTGATCTACTGCGCCACGCTGATCCGCTCCGGCATGAAGCCGGAACGCGCCATCCGCGCGGCTCTGATCGAACCGCTAACCGACGATCCTGACATCCGCGCCGCCCTGTTGCGCATCGCCGAGGTCACGTTGGGCTGA
- the mog gene encoding molybdopterin adenylyltransferase, whose product MSEPVKISPVKIGIVTVSDRASRGVYEDKGGPAIRDELCRIVASPWVAEARVIPDELDLIADTLIELCDVAGCGLVVTTGGTGPAPRDVTPEATERVCDKMMPGFGELMRSVSLRVVPTAILSRQTAGIRGRSLIINLPGKPSAIHDCLMAVFPAVPYCLDLIGAGRIETDAEICVAFRPKS is encoded by the coding sequence ATGAGCGAACCGGTTAAGATCAGCCCTGTAAAAATCGGTATCGTCACCGTCTCCGACCGCGCCAGCCGCGGCGTCTACGAGGACAAGGGCGGCCCGGCGATCCGGGATGAGCTGTGCCGCATCGTCGCCTCCCCCTGGGTTGCGGAAGCGCGGGTGATTCCCGACGAGCTGGACCTGATCGCCGATACCCTTATCGAGTTGTGCGACGTCGCCGGCTGCGGTCTGGTGGTGACCACCGGTGGCACCGGTCCGGCACCGCGCGACGTGACGCCGGAAGCGACAGAGCGGGTCTGTGACAAGATGATGCCGGGCTTCGGCGAGCTGATGCGATCGGTCAGTCTGCGGGTGGTGCCGACCGCCATCCTGTCGCGCCAGACCGCAGGGATCCGCGGCCGCAGCCTGATCATCAATCTGCCGGGAAAACCGTCCGCGATCCACGATTGCCTGATGGCGGTATTCCCCGCGGTTCCCTATTGCCTGGACCTGATCGGTGCCGGCCGGATCGAAACCGATGCAGAAATTTGTGTCGCATTTCGTCCGAAATCGTAA